Proteins encoded within one genomic window of Balneolaceae bacterium:
- a CDS encoding M1 family metallopeptidase yields MSRSDTTQNFFVNYPATLQPGESEQLRISYSGKPRVAPNPPWDGGMVWDTTSTGEPWVAVTVQSDGAWIWWPNKDHPSDKADSVAINLTMPVDLVVASNGRLRGETNREDGWKTWNWFVSTPINNYNVTVNAAPYEVIEEMYTSTSGDEFPVKFWVLPENLEEGKELFPQFIDQLRFLEEILGPYPFRADKYGVAHSPHLGMEHQTLIAYGAGFENGALSNGQAQFDDLHQHELAHEWWGNLVSAYNWRDFWLHEGIGTYMQPLYSEHLGGKEAYKRSMEFLRFRMADDPQMAVAPRESMSTYEITQGTRGGDVYFKGAWFLHTLRYVVGDDAFFTILRRFAYPTEEMESVTDGSQVRFATTDDLLYLSEDISRQELDWLFEVYLRQPKLPVLNASRNGNLVTLRWEVPEGLDFPMPIEVKIDGEIVTLSPENKRISFEVGANVEVEADPENKILKEFHLVGAGSDSEQ; encoded by the coding sequence ATTTCCAGGAGTGATACCACTCAGAACTTTTTTGTGAATTATCCGGCCACCCTTCAACCGGGAGAATCTGAGCAACTTCGAATTTCTTATAGCGGAAAACCGCGTGTAGCGCCAAATCCACCCTGGGATGGAGGTATGGTTTGGGATACAACCTCAACCGGTGAGCCTTGGGTGGCCGTGACGGTTCAGTCCGACGGCGCCTGGATCTGGTGGCCGAATAAAGATCATCCGTCAGACAAAGCGGATTCGGTTGCGATTAATCTTACCATGCCGGTGGATTTGGTGGTAGCATCGAACGGACGTTTGCGAGGTGAAACGAATCGTGAAGATGGTTGGAAAACATGGAACTGGTTCGTCTCAACGCCCATTAACAACTACAATGTTACGGTGAATGCGGCACCTTATGAGGTCATCGAAGAAATGTACACAAGCACGAGCGGGGATGAGTTCCCGGTAAAATTCTGGGTGTTGCCGGAAAATCTTGAGGAAGGAAAAGAGCTCTTTCCACAGTTTATTGATCAGCTTCGATTTCTTGAGGAGATATTGGGACCGTATCCGTTTCGGGCGGATAAATACGGAGTGGCTCACAGTCCGCATTTGGGTATGGAACATCAGACCTTGATTGCATATGGAGCTGGGTTTGAGAATGGAGCTTTATCAAATGGACAAGCACAGTTTGATGACTTGCATCAGCATGAACTGGCGCATGAGTGGTGGGGGAATCTTGTGAGTGCTTATAATTGGCGTGATTTTTGGCTTCACGAGGGAATCGGAACGTACATGCAGCCGCTCTATTCAGAGCATTTGGGTGGAAAAGAAGCATACAAGCGATCGATGGAATTTCTGCGGTTTCGGATGGCGGATGATCCGCAAATGGCCGTAGCCCCGCGCGAGTCGATGAGTACATATGAAATTACGCAGGGAACCCGCGGGGGAGATGTCTATTTTAAGGGCGCCTGGTTTTTACACACCCTCCGATATGTTGTTGGAGATGATGCATTCTTTACAATTCTGAGACGATTTGCCTATCCAACAGAAGAGATGGAATCGGTCACCGACGGAAGCCAGGTTCGATTTGCCACAACAGATGATCTGCTTTATTTGTCTGAAGATATTTCCAGACAGGAGTTGGATTGGTTGTTTGAGGTGTATCTTCGTCAGCCAAAACTGCCGGTTCTAAACGCCAGCCGAAATGGGAATTTAGTCACTCTCCGTTGGGAAGTCCCCGAAGGATTAGACTTTCCGATGCCGATTGAAGTAAAAATTGATGGTGAAATCGTTACCCTGAGTCCCGAAAACAAACGAATCTCTTTTGAAGTGGGTGCCAATGTTGAAGTGGAGGCTGATCCCGAGAACAAGATTTTGAAAGAGTTTCATTTGGTTGGGGCTGGATCGGATTCTGAGCAGTAA
- a CDS encoding GDSL-type esterase/lipase family protein has protein sequence MSRSFSLLKQLSLLFFIVFFLSKPVFTQTVEDPDPLRFEEEINRFEEWDSKNSFPEDAILFVGSSSIRLWKTADAFPNMPVINRGFGGSHFSDLLYYYDELVLPYNPSVVVLYEGDNDVASGKSNDQVFEDYIEFTDRLTSDFPDARLVFVPIKPSSSRWDKWPQMKEANQRIKQHMSENEQFYYVDLATPILGADGTPDDSLFLDDLLHLNEDGYAKWNAAIRPTLERLMNE, from the coding sequence ATGAGCCGATCATTTTCGCTATTGAAACAGCTATCATTATTATTTTTCATCGTTTTCTTTCTAAGTAAACCCGTTTTCACGCAAACCGTAGAAGATCCCGATCCGCTTCGATTTGAGGAGGAGATCAACCGGTTTGAAGAGTGGGACAGCAAAAACAGCTTTCCCGAAGATGCGATCCTTTTTGTGGGAAGTTCCAGCATTCGGCTCTGGAAAACAGCTGATGCCTTTCCAAATATGCCGGTGATCAACCGCGGATTTGGAGGTTCTCATTTTTCGGATCTGCTGTATTATTACGATGAGCTGGTTCTTCCTTACAATCCATCCGTGGTAGTTTTGTATGAGGGAGATAACGATGTGGCTTCCGGCAAATCAAATGACCAGGTTTTTGAGGACTATATTGAATTTACAGACCGATTAACCAGTGATTTTCCGGATGCAAGACTTGTATTCGTCCCCATCAAACCAAGCAGCAGCCGATGGGACAAATGGCCCCAGATGAAAGAGGCGAATCAGCGGATCAAGCAGCACATGAGTGAGAATGAGCAGTTTTATTACGTAGACCTGGCTACGCCAATTTTAGGAGCAGACGGTACGCCGGACGACTCCCTGTTTCTTGATGATCTTCTGCACCTGAATGAAGATGGCTATGCGAAATGGAATGCGGCAATTCGGCCAACTCTTGAAAGATTGATGAACGAGTAA
- the pdeM gene encoding ligase-associated DNA damage response endonuclease PdeM: protein MSSSFTKTIQNQTWKLLPEKAIYWKEKETLIITDLHIGKSGHFRKAGIAAPSTINTKNLERLEKLIRKHQSSTLLILGDLFHSRANREWLEFEEWLENFEDLDIQLVIGNHDLLHQSFYESANISVHKTLEIGDFLFVHDPEDSLKSDSNTTVVAGHIHPGISIKGKGRQALRFPCFLFSDERILLPAFGEFTGLYNIKPNEGEQIYAVVEESIVELY, encoded by the coding sequence ATGTCATCTTCATTCACTAAAACCATACAAAACCAAACTTGGAAATTACTCCCGGAAAAAGCGATCTATTGGAAAGAGAAAGAAACTCTAATCATAACAGATCTGCACATTGGAAAATCCGGTCATTTTCGAAAAGCGGGGATTGCCGCGCCATCAACGATCAACACAAAAAACCTTGAACGACTTGAGAAATTGATTCGAAAACATCAGTCTTCAACCCTGTTAATTTTGGGGGATCTCTTTCACAGCCGGGCCAATCGGGAATGGCTGGAGTTTGAAGAATGGCTGGAAAATTTTGAGGATTTGGATATTCAATTAGTGATCGGAAATCACGATCTGCTTCATCAATCTTTTTACGAGTCTGCCAATATCTCTGTTCATAAGACGCTTGAGATCGGCGATTTTCTATTTGTTCATGATCCGGAGGATTCACTGAAATCTGACTCAAACACTACAGTTGTTGCCGGACATATTCATCCCGGAATATCCATCAAAGGAAAGGGACGTCAGGCGTTACGATTTCCCTGTTTCCTTTTTTCGGATGAGAGGATTTTGCTGCCTGCATTTGGAGAGTTTACGGGACTTTACAATATCAAACCTAATGAGGGTGAGCAGATTTATGCTGTGGTGGAGGAAAGTATTGTTGAGTTATATTAA
- a CDS encoding ligase-associated DNA damage response DEXH box helicase produces MQQAQSIVENWFESKEWSPFDWQREVWKAFLAGKSGLLNAPTGSGKTFALFMPTLMRWIEAHPDDYQTKEKNGLQLLWMTPLRALARNLEEIMQEVVDDLGIPWSIQRRTGDVSSSVKQKQKKQMPEVLIITPESLHVLLAQKGYPKRFKSLKSVVVDEWHELLGSKRGTQTELGLSRLRGMNKDLQTWGISATIGNFDEAFDVLLGVPSPDDAVIIKANIRKKIDVKTVLPDDVEKFPWSGHLGTNLLHKVLPILDKSGSTLIFTNVRSQCEIWFQKLLEANPNLAGEIGIHHGSLSRDVRDFVEGALHSGDLKTVVCTSSLDLGVDFTPVDTVVQVGSPKGVARFIQRAGRSGHQPNSVSTIWFVPTHALELIEAAALKEAVQDEKVESRIPVLKPFDVLIQYLVTLAVSDGFDPEQIYREVKQTFAFQTLRENEWDWILNFIQFGGKSLSRYDEFSKVEPDENGLMKVFDRRIARRHRMSIGTIESASMMRVKYMKGSTLGRIEEWFISQLNVGDAFWFAGRNLELVRVKDLTAYVRKTKGTSSKVPAWLGGRMSLSSNMSELLRKKLQDAVNKNHDSIDLKTIQPIFDIQKKRSILPGNEQFLIEKSYSKEGCHCFFFPFEGRYVHEGMSALVAHRISKLMPITFSIAMNDYGFELLSDQDIPIEEALKHDLFSEKDLVRDIRGSLNSTELAKRRFRGISQIAGLVFPGYPGNQKKSRHLQMSSGLFFDVFSEHEPDNLLLQQAHDEVLQYQLDEARLRQALQRIAKQEIVLKHVDRFSPFAFPIFVDRLREKLSSEKLIDRVKKMQKHLEVE; encoded by the coding sequence ATGCAGCAAGCACAATCCATCGTTGAAAACTGGTTTGAGTCAAAGGAGTGGTCTCCGTTTGACTGGCAGCGGGAGGTCTGGAAAGCGTTTCTGGCTGGAAAATCCGGCCTGCTAAATGCCCCAACCGGCAGTGGTAAAACATTCGCTCTTTTCATGCCAACGCTTATGCGATGGATTGAAGCTCATCCTGACGATTATCAAACCAAAGAAAAGAACGGACTTCAACTTTTGTGGATGACTCCCCTCCGCGCACTGGCCCGAAACCTGGAAGAGATTATGCAGGAGGTTGTGGATGATCTCGGAATTCCGTGGAGTATTCAGCGGCGAACGGGTGATGTTTCCTCTTCCGTCAAACAGAAGCAGAAAAAACAGATGCCGGAAGTGCTCATCATTACCCCGGAAAGTCTGCATGTTTTACTGGCTCAGAAAGGATATCCAAAACGATTCAAATCTCTGAAATCTGTTGTAGTTGATGAATGGCATGAACTCCTCGGCTCAAAAAGAGGAACTCAAACGGAACTTGGTTTATCACGACTTCGGGGAATGAATAAGGATCTGCAAACATGGGGAATTTCGGCAACGATTGGAAATTTTGATGAGGCTTTTGATGTACTTCTTGGTGTTCCATCTCCTGATGATGCAGTGATCATCAAAGCGAATATTCGAAAAAAGATTGACGTAAAAACCGTTCTGCCGGATGATGTCGAGAAGTTTCCATGGTCAGGGCATCTGGGTACAAATCTACTTCACAAAGTTTTACCCATTCTGGACAAAAGTGGCTCTACGTTGATCTTCACCAACGTCCGCTCGCAGTGCGAAATCTGGTTTCAGAAATTGTTAGAGGCGAATCCAAATTTGGCCGGCGAGATTGGAATTCATCATGGATCTCTTAGTCGTGATGTTCGAGATTTTGTTGAAGGAGCACTTCATTCAGGAGATCTGAAAACTGTGGTCTGCACCTCCAGCCTTGATCTCGGCGTTGATTTCACACCTGTGGATACGGTCGTTCAAGTTGGAAGCCCGAAAGGTGTGGCACGATTTATTCAACGCGCCGGGCGGAGTGGCCATCAGCCGAATTCTGTGAGTACAATTTGGTTTGTACCCACACATGCACTTGAATTGATTGAAGCAGCTGCATTGAAAGAAGCCGTTCAGGATGAAAAAGTAGAATCCAGAATTCCGGTTTTAAAACCGTTTGATGTATTAATTCAATATCTCGTCACGCTTGCTGTATCTGATGGATTCGATCCCGAGCAAATTTACAGGGAGGTCAAACAAACCTTCGCCTTTCAAACATTGCGGGAAAATGAATGGGATTGGATTCTGAACTTCATACAATTTGGCGGTAAATCTCTGTCCCGGTATGATGAATTCTCGAAAGTGGAACCTGATGAAAATGGGTTGATGAAAGTCTTTGATCGACGAATTGCACGGCGGCACCGAATGAGCATTGGTACCATTGAAAGTGCCTCGATGATGCGCGTAAAATATATGAAAGGCTCAACCCTGGGACGAATTGAAGAGTGGTTCATTTCACAATTAAATGTTGGAGATGCATTCTGGTTTGCAGGGCGGAACCTGGAGTTAGTTCGGGTGAAAGATCTTACCGCTTACGTTCGAAAAACAAAAGGAACCAGCAGCAAAGTCCCAGCGTGGCTTGGGGGACGAATGTCACTTTCGTCAAATATGTCAGAGCTGCTTCGTAAGAAATTACAAGATGCAGTGAATAAGAATCATGACAGTATCGATTTAAAAACGATTCAGCCTATTTTCGATATTCAGAAAAAACGATCCATTCTTCCGGGAAATGAGCAGTTTTTAATTGAAAAATCGTACTCCAAAGAAGGCTGCCATTGTTTCTTTTTTCCATTTGAGGGACGATATGTTCATGAGGGAATGTCGGCCTTAGTTGCACATCGCATCTCCAAGTTAATGCCGATCACATTCTCCATTGCGATGAATGATTATGGGTTTGAGTTACTTTCTGATCAGGATATTCCAATCGAAGAAGCATTGAAACATGATCTGTTTTCTGAGAAGGATTTGGTGCGAGATATTCGCGGAAGCCTCAACAGTACGGAACTTGCAAAGCGAAGATTTCGGGGAATCAGTCAGATTGCAGGATTGGTCTTTCCGGGATATCCGGGGAATCAAAAGAAGAGCCGTCATCTGCAGATGTCATCCGGACTCTTTTTTGATGTATTTTCCGAACACGAGCCAGACAATTTACTACTTCAGCAAGCCCACGATGAAGTCCTCCAATACCAGTTGGATGAAGCCCGGCTTCGTCAGGCACTACAGCGAATCGCAAAACAGGAAATCGTATTGAAACATGTAGACCGATTTTCACCTTTCGCATTCCCCATATTTGTAGATCGCCTGCGGGAAAAGTTATCTTCTGAAAAACTGATTGATCGAGTAAAAAAAATGCAGAAGCACTTGGAGGTAGAGTAA
- a CDS encoding AMP-binding protein, with translation MWLNIKSYEEYKEVYQESEDDRKKFWEHEAGTFYWRKSWDKVNSGSFEKGDIKWFEGGKLNITENALDRHLNTIGHKTAFIFEPNHPDSFRRTITYRQLYEDVCRFANVLESKGIEKGDRVCIYMAMTPELIISALACARIGAVHSIVFAGFSAQSLSERINDCDAKMLITNDGLRRGDKHVPLKDISDEALEDCPTVKNVIVCQRTNREIGWVEGRDEWWHMLIRNASKEHKAVEMDAEDPLFILYTSGSTGKPKGVLHTCGGYMVYTSYTFRNVFQVSEEDIYWCTADAGWITGHSYIIYGPLFQRSHGNYFRGCTDLSRCRTILGSG, from the coding sequence ATGTGGCTCAATATTAAATCATATGAAGAGTACAAAGAGGTTTACCAGGAAAGTGAAGATGACCGGAAAAAATTCTGGGAGCATGAAGCCGGTACGTTTTATTGGAGAAAAAGCTGGGATAAGGTTAACTCCGGTAGTTTCGAGAAAGGAGATATTAAGTGGTTTGAAGGTGGAAAACTAAATATCACCGAGAATGCACTCGACCGCCACCTGAATACAATTGGCCACAAAACGGCATTTATTTTTGAACCAAATCACCCCGACAGCTTCCGCCGGACAATTACTTATCGACAGTTGTATGAGGATGTCTGTAGGTTTGCAAATGTACTGGAAAGTAAAGGAATTGAAAAAGGCGATCGCGTCTGTATCTATATGGCGATGACGCCGGAGCTGATTATCTCAGCATTGGCATGTGCGCGAATTGGTGCGGTTCATTCCATCGTGTTTGCCGGATTTTCTGCGCAATCGCTGTCTGAGCGAATCAACGATTGCGATGCCAAAATGCTGATTACAAATGATGGGCTTCGTCGCGGAGACAAGCATGTTCCCCTGAAAGATATCTCTGATGAAGCGCTTGAAGACTGCCCGACGGTTAAGAACGTAATCGTATGTCAGCGTACGAACCGGGAGATCGGCTGGGTTGAGGGCCGCGATGAATGGTGGCATATGCTGATTCGAAATGCATCCAAAGAGCATAAAGCTGTTGAGATGGATGCCGAAGATCCGCTCTTTATTCTGTATACGTCCGGTTCAACCGGTAAGCCAAAGGGTGTTCTTCATACCTGCGGCGGATATATGGTTTATACAAGTTACACGTTCCGGAATGTATTCCAGGTATCAGAGGAGGATATTTATTGGTGTACGGCAGATGCGGGATGGATTACGGGACACTCTTACATTATTTATGGTCCGCTATTTCAACGGAGCCACGGGAATTATTTTCGAGGGTGTACCGACTTATCCCGATGCAGGACGATTCTGGGAAGTGGTTGA
- a CDS encoding AMP-binding protein, which yields MVRYFNGATGIIFEGVPTYPDAGRFWEVVEKYKVTHFYTAPTAIRALMSYDLDFVKKYDLSSLKVLGSVGEPINEEAWHWYHDHVGGGKCPIVDTWWQTETGGIMISPLAGITPTKPGFATLPLPGIKPVLMDENGKEIEGNGVSGNLCIKHPWPGIARTVWGDHERYLQTYMSSYKGYYFTGDGCRRDEEGYYRITGRVDDVLNVSGHRLGTAEIENAIDEHPNVVETAIVGYPHDIKGQGIFAFMICEDEPKNKEDFKKEIHKLVTKIISPIAKPDKVQIVAGLPKTRSGKIMRRVLRKIAANDLENLGDTSTLLDPSVVDEIKEGEGF from the coding sequence ATGGTCCGCTATTTCAACGGAGCCACGGGAATTATTTTCGAGGGTGTACCGACTTATCCCGATGCAGGACGATTCTGGGAAGTGGTTGAGAAGTATAAAGTCACTCATTTCTACACCGCGCCTACAGCCATTCGGGCCCTGATGAGTTATGATTTAGACTTTGTGAAGAAATATGATTTGAGTTCTCTGAAAGTGCTTGGAAGTGTAGGTGAACCGATTAATGAAGAAGCCTGGCACTGGTATCACGATCATGTGGGCGGCGGAAAATGTCCCATTGTGGATACATGGTGGCAGACGGAAACTGGCGGCATCATGATTTCACCACTTGCGGGAATTACGCCAACAAAACCCGGTTTTGCAACCTTGCCGCTTCCCGGAATTAAACCGGTCTTAATGGATGAAAACGGCAAGGAGATTGAAGGAAATGGTGTAAGTGGAAATCTCTGTATCAAACATCCATGGCCCGGGATTGCACGAACCGTTTGGGGAGATCACGAGCGATACCTTCAAACCTATATGAGCAGTTATAAAGGATACTATTTTACAGGTGATGGCTGCCGCCGTGATGAGGAAGGATATTACAGAATTACCGGCCGTGTGGATGATGTTCTGAATGTTTCGGGTCACAGGCTTGGAACGGCTGAGATCGAGAACGCGATTGATGAACATCCGAATGTGGTGGAGACAGCGATTGTTGGTTATCCGCATGATATTAAAGGACAGGGTATTTTTGCCTTTATGATTTGTGAGGACGAACCGAAGAATAAAGAAGATTTCAAAAAAGAGATTCATAAACTCGTAACAAAGATTATCAGCCCGATTGCCAAACCGGACAAAGTTCAGATTGTAGCCGGTCTGCCGAAGACACGTTCCGGAAAAATTATGCGGCGAGTGTTGAGGAAGATTGCAGCTAACGATCTCGAAAACCTCGGCGATACATCTACGCTTCTGGATCCATCTGTGGTTGATGAGATTAAGGAAGGCGAGGGCTTTTAG
- a CDS encoding alanine dehydrogenase, translated as MELSPFDSEQLGIKTLEKSLMKSESKNSLKIGLPKETSNDERRLSLTPGGVSILTANGHEVFVEKNAGIDAHFSDHEYQEAGAEISYSAEELFSNSEMIVKVAPPTKTELSWMQPNQILLSALHLGHMNQEFMQSLIEKGVCAIGYEFLKAEDGEFPIVRMMHEITGSMSVQIAAHYLENSSDGQGIMLGGISGIPPATVAILGAGITGEYAARTALGYGAQVFVMDNDLAMLRHLENALDRRIVTATANHRYLSTALGFADVVIGAAMTEGERAPCWVTDPMVQSMKPGSVIVDTVIDQGGCISSSEPTTHSNPVFTKYDVIHYCVPNIPSNVARTATYALNNVIVPYLIELGDAGDVHDCLWRNTALRNGVYTYKNYLTKKALSKQFDMPFRDIEALIASQI; from the coding sequence ATGGAGCTAAGCCCTTTCGATTCAGAACAACTCGGTATTAAAACTCTGGAAAAGAGTTTGATGAAATCGGAATCAAAAAATTCTTTAAAGATCGGACTACCGAAAGAGACCTCCAACGATGAACGGAGATTATCCCTCACCCCCGGAGGCGTATCCATTCTTACAGCAAATGGCCACGAGGTTTTTGTTGAAAAAAATGCCGGAATTGATGCTCATTTTTCAGATCATGAATACCAGGAAGCCGGTGCAGAAATTTCATACAGTGCAGAAGAGTTGTTCAGCAATTCAGAGATGATTGTAAAAGTGGCTCCTCCTACCAAAACTGAACTCAGCTGGATGCAACCTAATCAGATTTTATTATCGGCTCTGCATCTTGGCCATATGAACCAGGAGTTCATGCAAAGTCTAATTGAAAAAGGAGTCTGTGCCATTGGATATGAATTTTTAAAAGCGGAAGACGGAGAGTTTCCAATTGTTCGGATGATGCATGAAATCACCGGTTCGATGTCTGTTCAAATCGCAGCTCACTATCTTGAAAACAGTAGTGACGGGCAGGGAATAATGCTCGGTGGTATATCAGGCATTCCACCGGCAACAGTTGCTATTTTAGGAGCCGGAATTACAGGAGAGTATGCAGCCCGCACGGCCCTGGGCTATGGAGCACAGGTATTTGTGATGGATAATGATTTAGCCATGCTTCGGCACCTGGAAAATGCTCTCGATCGCCGAATCGTCACAGCTACTGCAAATCACCGATATCTTTCTACGGCACTTGGCTTCGCAGATGTTGTAATTGGTGCCGCAATGACCGAAGGTGAGCGTGCTCCCTGCTGGGTTACTGACCCAATGGTTCAATCCATGAAACCGGGAAGCGTAATTGTAGACACTGTGATTGACCAGGGAGGATGTATTTCAAGCAGCGAACCTACCACTCATTCAAATCCCGTTTTTACAAAATATGATGTTATTCATTACTGCGTACCAAATATACCATCAAATGTAGCCCGAACGGCAACCTATGCACTTAACAATGTTATCGTTCCCTACCTGATTGAACTGGGTGATGCCGGCGATGTTCATGATTGCCTCTGGAGAAATACGGCTCTGAGAAATGGTGTTTACACATATAAAAATTATCTCACCAAAAAAGCCCTCTCTAAACAGTTTGATATGCCCTTCCGCGATATTGAAGCATTAATTGCAAGTCAGATTTGA